A window from Sinanaerobacter sp. ZZT-01 encodes these proteins:
- a CDS encoding ATP-grasp domain-containing protein, producing MLILDKPYASDFLKKTAEDRKIPILDNGGICNLVQNQNLNLLSENDFFCMAKEQNPLKLYCNSENSINKISENLLDTKIPGYIHFCKDKIKFREKIKPLYPDFYFREVAFEDIKSLDVTCLKKPFIIKPAVGFFSIGVYKVESDKDWEKVVDCLIRDVQSAEGLYPNEVMDSSKFIIEECIDGEEFAIDAYYDAKGMPVILDILKHPFSSSTDVSDRVYYTSKEIILTYLKTFENILKNIGDLAEFQNFPVHVEVRIDQNQTVLPIEFNPMRFAGWCVTDIAYFAYGINVYEYFFADKKPDWEKILNKKDERVYSLVLVDVPKRLQGKSIKSFDYKGVSSKFRKVLEMREIDFHEYPVFAFLYIETKADLMELKEALNMDFSEFISMA from the coding sequence ATGCTGATATTGGATAAGCCTTATGCTTCAGATTTTTTGAAGAAAACGGCTGAAGATAGGAAGATACCTATTTTAGATAATGGAGGTATCTGTAATTTAGTGCAGAATCAAAATTTGAATTTGCTTTCTGAGAATGACTTTTTCTGCATGGCAAAGGAACAAAACCCTTTGAAGCTCTATTGTAATTCAGAGAATTCCATCAATAAGATTTCAGAGAATTTATTGGATACGAAGATTCCTGGCTATATCCATTTTTGTAAGGATAAAATAAAATTCAGAGAGAAGATAAAGCCTCTGTATCCAGACTTTTATTTTCGTGAGGTTGCTTTTGAGGATATTAAAAGCCTCGATGTTACCTGCCTGAAAAAGCCTTTCATTATAAAACCTGCGGTTGGCTTTTTCAGTATTGGTGTTTACAAAGTAGAAAGCGACAAAGATTGGGAAAAAGTGGTCGATTGCTTGATTCGTGATGTTCAGTCGGCTGAGGGACTGTATCCGAATGAGGTGATGGATTCCTCTAAATTTATTATCGAAGAGTGTATTGACGGTGAGGAATTTGCGATCGATGCATATTATGATGCAAAGGGAATGCCGGTTATTTTAGATATTCTCAAGCATCCGTTTTCGTCGAGTACGGATGTAAGTGACCGCGTATATTATACGTCGAAGGAAATCATTCTTACATATTTGAAAACCTTTGAGAATATATTAAAAAATATTGGAGATCTTGCTGAATTTCAAAATTTTCCTGTCCATGTGGAGGTGCGTATCGATCAAAATCAAACAGTGCTTCCGATTGAATTTAACCCGATGCGATTTGCAGGATGGTGCGTTACTGATATCGCCTATTTTGCTTATGGGATCAACGTCTATGAATACTTTTTTGCAGATAAAAAGCCGGATTGGGAGAAAATTTTAAACAAGAAAGACGAAAGGGTGTACAGCCTTGTTTTGGTTGATGTTCCAAAAAGATTGCAAGGAAAATCCATAAAATCGTTTGATTATAAAGGGGTATCTTCTAAATTTAGGAAGGTACTTGAAATGAGGGAAATTGATTTTCATGAATATCCGGTGTTTGCCTTTTTATATATTGAGACAAAGGCTGATCTAATGGAGCTGAAAGAAGCATTGAACATGGATTTTTCCGAATTTATATCCATGGCTTAA
- a CDS encoding nitrogenase component 1, which produces MGLYQCRPPMSGRMGTLWTLASIRDAALIEYGCMGHMMYGRVFLNRAGVTGGCKLYSTHLNETDISLGNLQRLNRTVKHVIEKDQVKTVFLLPSSVPNITGIDLEAACEELRLQYPGINLIAFGAGGFDVYGSRGVEAALLHLAKNISKPCEMDKKPHFNLIGSCADLFRFQADKAELVRILKGALNMDPICIMTSDTTVDEIQKMSGAQINLVIRAEGESAAKYLQNTHGTPYLLGRPYGIKEVTKWVERIAEICKLQVNQAFVREEESKTREQIEPSRQIFQHITHMHPECAKLSLGGHPDVVKGILSFGMDEFSFLKGECWSTLPNVTDCEIPYYSEEKWMEAVKNHKKGYLMTSGEALALAGRSLDMQIANPDVKWRIHPYDPPLVGYRGAAQLVNLWLNEDPEKEK; this is translated from the coding sequence ATGGGACTATATCAATGCCGTCCTCCGATGTCGGGAAGAATGGGGACTTTATGGACGTTGGCATCGATTCGAGATGCTGCTTTGATTGAATATGGATGTATGGGTCATATGATGTATGGACGTGTTTTTTTGAACCGCGCCGGCGTCACCGGAGGATGTAAACTGTACTCGACACATCTGAATGAGACGGATATCTCTCTTGGCAATCTTCAGCGATTAAATCGAACGGTAAAGCACGTGATAGAAAAAGATCAGGTAAAGACTGTTTTTTTACTGCCTTCTTCAGTACCTAATATTACAGGAATTGATTTAGAGGCAGCATGTGAGGAACTTAGGCTTCAATATCCGGGTATCAATTTGATTGCTTTCGGTGCAGGGGGGTTTGATGTTTATGGAAGCCGAGGTGTTGAAGCAGCATTGCTTCATCTTGCTAAAAATATTTCAAAGCCTTGTGAGATGGATAAAAAACCTCATTTTAATTTAATTGGTTCCTGTGCGGATCTATTCCGATTTCAAGCTGACAAAGCAGAGTTGGTGCGTATTTTAAAGGGAGCTTTGAATATGGATCCCATTTGCATTATGACTTCTGATACAACGGTAGATGAAATACAAAAAATGAGTGGCGCACAGATCAATCTTGTAATACGAGCGGAGGGAGAGAGCGCCGCTAAGTACCTGCAAAACACACACGGTACGCCGTATTTGCTTGGACGTCCTTATGGCATTAAAGAGGTTACAAAGTGGGTTGAACGCATTGCGGAAATCTGTAAATTACAAGTGAATCAAGCATTTGTTAGAGAAGAGGAAAGTAAGACTCGAGAGCAAATAGAGCCTTCAAGGCAAATTTTTCAACACATCACACACATGCATCCGGAATGTGCAAAACTGTCACTGGGAGGACATCCGGATGTGGTAAAAGGAATTTTATCTTTTGGAATGGACGAGTTTTCGTTTTTAAAGGGCGAATGCTGGTCTACGCTTCCCAATGTGACGGATTGCGAAATTCCTTATTACAGTGAAGAAAAATGGATGGAAGCAGTTAAGAATCATAAGAAAGGGTATTTAATGACAAGCGGAGAAGCACTTGCTTTAGCAGGGCGCAGTTTGGATATGCAAATTGCAAATCCTGATGTAAAATGGAGAATTCATCCTTATGATCCGCCGCTGGTCGGTTATCGAGGAGCTGCACAGCTTGTAAATCTGTGGTTGAACGAAGATCCTGAAAAAGAAAAATAA
- a CDS encoding alpha/beta hydrolase — MEKYYIEQSDLSKLYYRIYGNGEHTILLLHGLVGGSWLGEEWINAIERSNVRCVAVERPGYGDSSAVHMESVRDWTPLVQSLLQKLNVSSADVIGCSAGAPYAYATALAAPNKINKVFILGGVPAVYESKILHHYRLEDQEAYYGFIHQTQGNLQKDYVKQMEAALHQFKDTNISYIINTLREILAQRCFGMAQESRLQILPWNLELSQIKAPVYFYHAKEDEMVPYSAAREMIKFLNNCEFHEADTAEIPSDTSTHIGSITWSFRHILDTYSNNAVKK; from the coding sequence ATGGAAAAATACTATATCGAACAATCTGATCTAAGCAAGCTGTATTATCGCATCTACGGGAATGGAGAGCATACGATTCTTTTGCTGCACGGTCTTGTGGGCGGTTCTTGGCTAGGTGAAGAGTGGATCAATGCCATTGAACGCTCGAATGTCCGCTGCGTTGCTGTTGAACGTCCTGGCTACGGAGATTCCTCTGCGGTTCATATGGAGTCGGTAAGAGACTGGACACCTCTTGTCCAATCTCTTCTTCAAAAATTAAACGTTTCTTCGGCAGATGTAATCGGCTGCTCAGCCGGCGCTCCCTATGCATATGCTACCGCGTTAGCAGCACCGAATAAAATAAACAAAGTGTTTATTTTAGGTGGAGTTCCCGCAGTGTATGAATCAAAGATTCTGCACCATTATCGATTAGAAGATCAAGAGGCTTATTACGGCTTTATTCATCAAACACAAGGGAACCTTCAAAAAGATTATGTAAAACAAATGGAAGCCGCACTTCACCAATTTAAAGATACAAATATCAGCTATATCATAAACACTTTGAGAGAAATCCTTGCACAGCGTTGCTTTGGAATGGCTCAGGAAAGCAGACTTCAAATCCTTCCTTGGAATCTTGAACTCTCTCAAATAAAAGCTCCTGTATACTTCTATCATGCAAAAGAGGACGAAATGGTTCCTTATTCTGCTGCAAGAGAAATGATAAAATTTCTAAATAATTGTGAATTCCACGAAGCGGATACTGCGGAAATTCCTTCCGATACAAGCACCCATATAGGAAGCATTACATGGAGTTTTCGCCACATCTTAGATACTTATTCAAATAATGCCGTAAAAAAATAA
- a CDS encoding nitrogenase component 1 — MIELKHLKCLSKVQSNSGIGFLTPAAYPGKHCPMHTALALGARIKGMSTLVIGTSECATYSRNMILNEEVSRHALHYSYVLDANEVVFGFREGLMKALLQMEQEGANAVLVITTCVPEVIGEDIEGILWELRSKISMKVIHVAMGHFKGNSYPSGYWKTLVSFGELMEPVKEKSNTINVLGRSPDQEDAEPILLTALREAGFQLRMLAPKSDLQDFIAAPDAKLNLVLSPFMNPLAEWMHKHHNVPFISLHGAYKVSEIECVYLQICELLNIEWEESFEEGKKEAELLEKKAEAFQGMDYAITQMGAIDPLPLALYFADFQMRPILIHVEEFYPEDKNWRDKIVEKGYDPVICHMVNDRDDRAVLEYLCPDFYIGELELSKILGISLVQDLYGKCGYERTALLLRRMLSAYGGE; from the coding sequence ATGATTGAATTGAAACATCTGAAGTGCCTCTCCAAAGTGCAGTCTAACAGTGGAATTGGGTTTTTAACACCAGCAGCCTATCCTGGAAAACACTGCCCGATGCACACGGCGCTTGCGCTCGGTGCGAGAATAAAAGGAATGTCAACTTTAGTAATCGGAACTTCCGAGTGCGCTACCTACAGCAGAAATATGATTTTGAATGAAGAAGTCAGCAGACATGCCCTTCACTACAGTTATGTTTTGGATGCGAATGAAGTCGTATTTGGATTTCGGGAAGGACTGATGAAAGCACTGCTGCAGATGGAGCAAGAAGGTGCAAACGCAGTATTGGTTATTACGACCTGTGTTCCGGAAGTCATTGGAGAGGATATAGAAGGGATACTATGGGAACTGCGTTCGAAAATTTCTATGAAAGTAATTCACGTTGCTATGGGGCATTTCAAAGGAAACAGTTACCCATCCGGATACTGGAAAACTTTAGTTTCATTTGGAGAATTGATGGAGCCCGTGAAAGAGAAGAGTAATACCATAAATGTACTTGGGCGTTCGCCGGATCAGGAAGATGCAGAGCCAATCCTTCTCACTGCTTTGAGGGAAGCAGGGTTTCAGCTTCGAATGCTGGCACCGAAATCTGATTTACAGGATTTTATAGCGGCGCCGGATGCAAAGCTGAATTTGGTACTGTCACCGTTCATGAATCCATTAGCGGAATGGATGCACAAGCATCATAATGTTCCTTTTATCAGTCTTCATGGAGCATATAAGGTGTCTGAGATTGAATGTGTGTATCTACAAATCTGTGAATTATTAAATATAGAATGGGAAGAGAGCTTTGAGGAAGGGAAAAAAGAAGCAGAGTTGCTGGAGAAGAAAGCAGAAGCATTTCAAGGCATGGATTATGCAATCACACAAATGGGTGCAATAGATCCGCTGCCGCTTGCTTTGTATTTTGCAGATTTTCAAATGCGTCCCATTCTAATACACGTAGAAGAGTTTTATCCGGAAGATAAGAATTGGAGAGATAAGATTGTTGAAAAAGGATATGACCCTGTTATTTGCCACATGGTAAATGATCGAGACGATCGTGCCGTTTTAGAATATTTGTGTCCTGATTTTTATATAGGAGAGCTTGAATTGTCTAAAATACTTGGAATCTCACTGGTTCAGGACTTATATGGAAAATGTGGTTATGAACGGACAGCCTTACTGCTTCGCAGGATGTTGTCTGCTTATGGAGGTGAATAG
- a CDS encoding DUF2000 domain-containing protein translates to MGQNKEKCVMVFDSDLPIGIIANTSAILGVTLGKKIPHIVGEDITDAERKTHLGIVTIPIAMLKGNKELLKSMRKKLYDSEFEDLIVVDFSNVAQCCNIYSEYENKAARTPQEEYEYLGIAIYGDKKKVNKLTGSMPLLRE, encoded by the coding sequence ATGGGTCAAAATAAAGAAAAATGCGTTATGGTATTTGATTCTGATTTACCAATTGGAATTATTGCAAATACATCGGCGATACTGGGTGTTACATTGGGTAAAAAAATCCCACATATCGTTGGGGAGGATATCACCGATGCAGAAAGGAAAACGCATCTGGGGATTGTAACGATACCAATTGCAATGCTTAAGGGAAATAAAGAACTTTTAAAAAGTATGAGGAAAAAGTTATACGATTCTGAATTTGAGGACTTGATCGTGGTTGATTTTTCTAATGTGGCACAATGTTGTAACATTTACAGCGAATATGAAAACAAAGCTGCACGTACGCCGCAGGAAGAATATGAATATTTAGGTATTGCGATTTACGGTGATAAAAAAAAGGTAAATAAGCTGACCGGTTCTATGCCGCTTTTAAGAGAATAG
- a CDS encoding AraC family transcriptional regulator yields the protein MVKEIRTVKYDAELKIEAYHFQGIMQKFPNHFHDYYVIGFIESGYRYLSCKNKEYTIEPGDLTLFNPGDNHACEQIDGKTLDYRCVNIRPEVMRDAVFDITGKNYLPYFETPVIFRSELASSLRELHLMLLQEEKGFHKEEVFFFLLEQLIEEFAEQDTVLFQTEESTEVRAVCEFLEENYMKNITLNDLSDLIGLSKYYLLRTFTKQRGISPYSYLETIRIDKAKKMLEEGISPLEAALQTGFSDQSHFSRFFKKFIGLTPKQYQNIFKNF from the coding sequence TTGGTAAAAGAAATAAGAACTGTGAAATACGATGCAGAATTAAAAATAGAGGCTTATCATTTTCAAGGGATTATGCAGAAGTTTCCCAATCATTTTCACGATTATTATGTCATTGGATTTATTGAAAGCGGTTATCGGTATTTGTCATGTAAAAATAAGGAGTATACGATTGAACCTGGAGACCTGACCTTATTTAATCCCGGAGATAATCATGCGTGTGAACAGATTGACGGAAAAACGCTGGATTATCGCTGCGTAAACATTCGTCCAGAGGTGATGCGTGATGCCGTTTTTGATATTACCGGAAAAAATTATTTACCTTATTTTGAGACTCCTGTTATTTTTCGCAGTGAACTGGCAAGCTCTTTGAGAGAATTGCATTTGATGCTTTTACAGGAAGAGAAGGGGTTTCACAAGGAGGAAGTGTTTTTCTTCCTTTTGGAGCAGCTTATAGAAGAATTTGCAGAGCAGGATACGGTACTGTTTCAGACAGAAGAAAGCACAGAAGTCAGAGCCGTTTGCGAGTTCTTAGAGGAAAACTATATGAAAAATATTACCCTCAATGACTTGAGTGACTTGATCGGTTTAAGTAAATATTATCTGCTGCGTACCTTTACCAAACAAAGAGGAATTTCACCGTATAGTTATCTGGAGACCATACGCATTGACAAAGCAAAGAAGATGCTGGAAGAAGGGATTTCTCCGTTAGAAGCTGCTTTGCAGACGGGTTTTAGCGATCAAAGTCATTTTTCGAGATTTTTCAAGAAATTCATTGGATTGACGCCAAAACAATATCAAAATATATTTAAGAATTTTTAA
- a CDS encoding uracil-DNA glycosylase: protein MYELNELETIVKKCHGCPLFKTRTNVVFGEGKEENQIMFIGEGPGYHEDQTGRPFVGRAGELFDRMLDAVDLTREEVYIANIVKCRPPNNRNPFEEECRSCIEFLRWQVKIINPDILVCLGSVSARNILQSDFKITKNRGVWYKKGKFNIIATYHPAAILRDEKKKKAAWEDFKSIRNLYDSMKNK, encoded by the coding sequence ATGTATGAGTTAAATGAACTGGAAACGATTGTGAAAAAATGTCACGGATGTCCGTTATTTAAGACAAGGACAAATGTGGTTTTTGGAGAAGGAAAAGAAGAAAATCAAATTATGTTTATTGGTGAAGGACCCGGATATCATGAGGACCAAACCGGAAGACCTTTTGTAGGCAGAGCGGGTGAGTTGTTTGACAGAATGCTGGACGCCGTTGATTTGACGAGAGAAGAGGTATATATAGCAAATATTGTAAAGTGCAGACCTCCTAATAACAGAAATCCTTTTGAAGAAGAGTGCAGAAGCTGCATCGAATTTTTAAGATGGCAGGTGAAGATAATAAATCCTGATATTCTCGTATGTTTAGGATCGGTATCTGCTAGAAATATCCTCCAAAGCGACTTTAAAATTACCAAAAATAGAGGGGTATGGTATAAAAAAGGGAAATTTAATATAATCGCAACGTACCATCCGGCAGCGATTTTGCGTGATGAAAAGAAGAAAAAAGCGGCTTGGGAAGATTTTAAGTCCATTCGAAATCTCTATGATAGCATGAAGAATAAATAG
- a CDS encoding nitrogenase iron protein NifH, which yields MRKIAIYGKGGIGKSTTVSNVSAAMAESGLTVLQIGCDPKADSTRNLTEGRNIPTVLDTLRKKGEVELEDLVVKSSTGVFCVESGGPVPGVGCAGRGIITAFEKLEELNAYETYNPDVVLYDVLGDVVCGGFSMPIRGGYADEVCIVTSGEMMSLYAASNIASAVNSFAKRGYAALRGLILNGKNIEKELELVEKAALEIGTDILYRIPRDPQVQLAEQQGKTVVEAFPESDMAKHYRSLASLLLRGGISV from the coding sequence ATGAGAAAAATTGCGATATACGGCAAAGGAGGAATTGGGAAGTCCACTACGGTATCTAATGTTTCCGCTGCAATGGCTGAATCAGGGCTTACTGTTTTACAAATTGGATGCGACCCTAAGGCGGACTCTACCAGAAATCTGACAGAAGGGCGTAATATTCCTACTGTTTTGGACACACTTCGGAAAAAAGGAGAAGTCGAGCTGGAAGATTTAGTTGTCAAAAGCAGTACCGGCGTTTTTTGCGTGGAATCAGGCGGGCCTGTACCGGGAGTTGGATGTGCGGGAAGAGGTATTATTACCGCTTTTGAAAAATTAGAGGAATTAAATGCCTACGAAACTTACAATCCTGATGTCGTGCTGTACGACGTACTTGGTGATGTTGTATGCGGGGGATTTTCCATGCCGATTCGTGGAGGATATGCCGATGAAGTCTGCATTGTAACATCAGGAGAGATGATGTCCCTTTATGCGGCTTCTAACATTGCGAGCGCGGTAAATAGTTTTGCAAAGCGAGGCTATGCAGCTTTAAGAGGATTGATCCTAAATGGAAAAAATATTGAAAAAGAGTTGGAACTGGTCGAAAAAGCGGCGTTGGAAATCGGCACTGATATTCTATACCGCATACCTCGCGACCCGCAGGTTCAACTAGCGGAGCAGCAGGGAAAAACCGTTGTTGAAGCATTTCCTGAAAGTGATATGGCGAAGCATTATCGTTCTCTTGCAAGTCTGCTTTTGCGTGGAGGGATTAGCGTATGA
- a CDS encoding LysR family transcriptional regulator codes for MDFKNIQTFIKVAELKSFSLAASELGYSQSAVSTQISNLEKELGHLLFDRIGHKISLTSDGVLFFQYTQNIQILTEELYSNLDGENTDVSGTVRIAMADSICTSLFPNLLSEFQQAYPNVKIIIKTGITSDIFNFLSHNEVDIVCTLDTKIQRPDFIILKEAPVNINFYFSSKHPLADKNEVSISDIKQYPVYLTEENISYRKDLEYTLSELNEFLVPTYEIGNVQVIKELILNSHGIGFIPEFVVKKELMQKWIRPIPSLHFPVTVWEQLLCHRGKALTPAMKALIQFIRF; via the coding sequence ATGGATTTTAAAAATATACAGACTTTTATAAAAGTAGCTGAATTAAAAAGTTTTTCACTCGCAGCATCCGAATTGGGTTATTCACAATCAGCCGTTTCTACTCAGATCTCCAATCTTGAGAAAGAGCTGGGTCATTTGCTTTTTGACCGCATTGGGCACAAAATTTCACTTACATCGGACGGTGTTCTATTTTTTCAATATACACAAAATATACAGATTCTAACAGAAGAACTCTATTCAAATTTAGATGGGGAAAATACGGATGTAAGCGGCACTGTTCGAATTGCAATGGCGGATTCGATCTGTACTTCCCTATTTCCAAACCTCCTGTCCGAATTTCAACAAGCTTACCCTAATGTAAAAATCATTATAAAAACCGGGATTACCTCAGATATTTTTAATTTTCTTTCACACAATGAAGTCGATATAGTCTGTACTTTAGATACCAAAATACAACGTCCCGATTTTATTATATTAAAGGAAGCACCTGTAAACATTAATTTTTATTTTTCTTCTAAACATCCCTTAGCGGATAAAAATGAAGTAAGTATTTCTGATATAAAGCAGTATCCGGTTTATCTTACAGAGGAAAACATCAGCTATCGAAAGGATTTGGAATACACCCTGTCTGAACTGAATGAATTCTTAGTCCCAACCTATGAAATCGGAAATGTTCAAGTAATAAAAGAGTTGATTTTAAATTCTCACGGTATCGGTTTTATTCCCGAATTCGTTGTAAAAAAAGAGTTGATGCAAAAATGGATACGCCCCATTCCCAGCCTTCATTTTCCGGTCACGGTTTGGGAACAGCTTTTATGCCATAGAGGAAAAGCGCTGACACCAGCTATGAAAGCACTGATTCAATTTATTCGCTTCTAA
- a CDS encoding AraC family transcriptional regulator produces the protein MEIELSQLVAHLAETLFRVKGVYRYTIDSGNSGNQKSAPYPGFIFPVSGKAQYQFNGTPYLGYFGNVLHGGADMYMDKRVIGEKKWEFISVLYEVVEEPDGLRLADLHFELEVGENTRLKEFLFSLWNTYNKPGGFSAFQVEVLFRQILEEVFILSHNKTNNGAQVLFENASSYIHTHYMDAFNIQELASRNGVNANRLFYVFQKYAGMGPADYLIGYRLNRAKELIVTTELPVGEVARSVGYEDALYFSRVFKKRFGISPSKVRQSNY, from the coding sequence ATGGAAATAGAATTAAGTCAACTGGTAGCACATTTAGCAGAGACCCTTTTTCGAGTAAAAGGCGTTTATCGGTATACAATTGATTCTGGAAACTCAGGGAATCAAAAAAGTGCGCCTTATCCGGGGTTTATCTTTCCTGTTTCCGGTAAGGCACAATACCAGTTCAACGGAACACCTTATTTGGGATACTTTGGAAATGTTCTTCATGGCGGAGCAGATATGTATATGGATAAAAGGGTCATTGGAGAAAAGAAATGGGAATTTATAAGTGTATTATATGAAGTAGTGGAAGAGCCGGATGGTTTGCGGCTCGCTGATCTGCATTTTGAATTGGAAGTAGGAGAAAACACACGTTTGAAAGAGTTTCTTTTCAGTCTGTGGAATACCTATAATAAGCCGGGAGGGTTTTCTGCTTTTCAAGTTGAAGTTTTATTTCGGCAGATACTGGAAGAAGTTTTTATTCTTTCCCACAATAAGACAAACAACGGTGCACAGGTTTTATTTGAGAATGCATCTTCCTATATTCATACACATTACATGGATGCATTTAATATTCAGGAATTAGCCAGCCGAAATGGTGTAAATGCAAATCGGCTATTCTACGTTTTTCAAAAATATGCGGGTATGGGGCCGGCAGATTACTTAATTGGATATCGCTTGAACCGTGCAAAGGAGCTGATTGTTACAACGGAATTGCCTGTCGGAGAGGTTGCAAGGAGTGTAGGATATGAGGATGCACTTTATTTCAGCCGTGTTTTTAAAAAGCGATTTGGAATTTCTCCAAGCAAGGTTCGGCAATCGAATTATTAA